CCGAGTGCCCCCGCGCGGCGGCCCGGGCCCTGGCGGACAAGGTCCCGGTGGCGGTGGTGACCATGGGCGCGGACGGCTCCTGCGCGGTGGACGGCCGCACGGGGGAGACGGCGGAGGTCCCCGGGATCATGGTGGACGCCCTGGACCCCACCGGAGCCGGCGACGTGTTCGTGGCCGGCTTCGTGACGGGCACCCTGGCGGGCTGGCCGCTGGCGGACCGGCTGGCCTTCGCCGGGCTCACGGCCGCCCTGTCGGTGCAGGAGTTCGGCGGCTCCCTGTCGGCCCCAGGCTGGCCGGAGGTCTCCCACTGGTGGCGCGCGGCCCCGGCCGACCTGCGGGGCCGCTACGCCTTCCTGGACGCCCTGGTGCCCCCCGGCGCGCCGCCGGGCCCCCGCCGCCGCGCCGTCCCCACCATCGGCTTCCGGCCCACCCCCTGAGCCGCGGGCCCGGCGGCGAGCGGACCGCCGGGAAAAGCCCTCGGGGATGGCGCCGGGGAGTCGTACCCTTGGTAGTCCGGAGGTCGACGATCGGCGCGACCCCTCAGTGGGAGGTATGCGCAGGCCACAGTGCCGGCCCATGACTCAGACACCGACAGCCCGTACCCCAGCGCCGGGGCAGGCGCGAGCCCACTTCACCGTACCGGCCACGCATCCGATGGTGACCGTACTGGGCTCTGGTGACGCCCTGCTGCGCGTCATCGAGAATGCCTTCCCGAAGGCCGACATCCATGTTCGGGGCAATCAGGTCAGCGCGATCGGCGACGCGGTGGAAGTCGCCCTGATCCAGCGCCTGTTCGACGAGATGATGCTGGTGCTCCGCACCGGGCAGTCGATGACGGAGGACGCAGTGGAACGCTCGATCGCCATGCTCAAGGCGAACGGCAAGGGCAACGGCGGCGACAGCGGCCACGACGAGACCCCCGCCGAGGTGCTCACCCAGAACATCCTCTCCAGTCGCGGCCGGACCATCCGTCCCAAGACGCTCAACCAGAAGCGCTACGTCGACGCCATCGACAAGAACACCATCGTCTTCGGCATCGGCCCCGCCGGTACCGGCAAGACCTACCTCGCCATGGCCAAGGCGGTCCAGGCCCTGCAGTCCAAGCAGGTCAGCCGGATCATCCTGACCCGCCCCGCCGTCGAGGCGGGCGAACGGCTCGGGTTCCTGCCGGGCACCCTGTTCGACAAGATCGACCCGTACCTGCGTCCGCTGTACGACGCCCTGCACGACATGCTCGACCCGGACTCGATCCCCCGCCTGATGGCCGCCGGCACCATCGAGGTCGCGCCGCTCGCGTACATGCGCGGGCGCACCCTCAACGACGCCTTCGTCGTCCTGGACGAGGCGCAGAACACGACCGCCGAGCAGATGAAGATGTTCCTGACCCGCCTGGGCTTCGATTCGAAGATCGTCGTCACCGGTGACATCACGCAGATCGACCTGCCGGGCGGGGCCAAGAGCGGCCTGCGCCAGGTGCAGGAGATCCTCGACGGGGTGCCGGACATCCACTTCTCGCGGCTCACCTCCGAGGATGTCGTCCGGCACAAGCTGGTCGGCCGTATCGTCGACGCGTACGAGAAGTACGACGACAGCCAGGACTCCCCGCAGTCCCGGAACGGCTACCAGCGGAAGTAGAACTCAGCGCACCATGTCGATCGACGTCAACAACGAGTCCGGGATCGAGGTCGACGAGCAGGCGGTCCTCGACATCGCCCGCTACGCGCTCACCCGGATGCGGATCCACCCGCTGTCCGAGCTGTCCGTCATCGTCGTCGACGAGGAGGCGATGGAGCAGCTCCACATCCAGTGGATGGACCTGCCCGGTCCCACCGACGTCATGTCCTTCCCGATGGACGAGCTGCGCCCCCCGGCGAAGGACGACGAGGAGCCCCCGCAGGGGCTCCTCGGCGACATCGTGCTCTGCCCCGAGGTGGCGAAGCGGCAGGGCGAGGAAGCTCCGACGCAGCACTCCATGGACGAGGAGCTCCAGCTCCTGACCGTCCACGGGGTGCTGCACCTGCTCGGGTACGACCACGAGGAGCCGGACGAGAAGGCCGAGATGTTCGGCCTCCAGGCGGCCATCGTCGACGGCTGGCGCGGTGAGCGCGGCCTGACCGGCCCGTCCCCCGCCCCCACCGTCTCGTGACCGGCGCACCGCAGCTGATCAGCGGCGCGGTGCTGCTGGTCGTCGTGGCGTGGTTCGCGGCCTGCGCGGAGTCCGGGATCGCCCGCGTCTCCAGCTTCCGCGCCGCCCAGGCCGTACGGGAGGGCCGGCGCGGCAGCGCCAAGCTGGCGCAGGTCACCGGGGACCCGACCCGCTACGTGAACGTGGCGCTGCTGGTCCGGGTCACCTGCGAGATGGCGGCGGGCGTGCTCGTCACGTACGTGTGCCTGAACGAGTTCGGCGAGAACTGGACCGCGCTGCTCGTGGCCATCGCCGTGATGGTGCTGGTCTCGTACGTGGCGGTCGGGGTCTCCCCGCGCACCATCGGCCGCCAGCACCCGCTGAACACGGCGACCGCGGCCGCGTACGTCCTCGTTCCGCTCGCGCGGATCATGGGGCCGGTCCCGCAGCTGCTGATCCTCCTCGGCAACGCGCTCACCCCGGGCAAGGGTTTCCGCAAGGGGCCGTTCGCCTCCGAGGCGGAGCTGCGGGCGATGGTGGACCTGGCGGAGGCGGAATCGCTGATCGAGGACGACGAGCGCCGGATGGTGCACCAGGTCTTCGAACTCGGCGACACCCTCGTGCGCGAGGTGATGGTGCCCCGTACCGACCTGGTCTGCATCGAGCGGTACAAGACGGTGCGCCAGGCGACGACGCTCGCGCTGCGCTCGGGCTTCTCGCGCATCCCGGTGACCGGGGAGAACGAGGACGACATCGTCGGGATCGTCTACTTGAAGGACCTCGTCCGCAAGACGCACATCAGCCGGGAGGCGGAGTCCGACCTTGTCTCGACGGCGATACGGCCGGCCGTCTTCGTACCCGACACCAAGAACGCCGGTGACCTGCTCCGCGAGATGCAGTCGGTGCGCAACCACGTGGCCGTCGTCATCGACGAGTACGGCGGCACGGCGGGCATCGTGACGATCGAGGACATCCTGGAGGAGATCGTCGGCGAGATCACGGACGAGTACGACCGGGAACTCCCGCCGGTCGAGGAGCTGGGCGACGACCGCTACCGGGTCACCGCGCGCCTGGACATCACCGACCTCGGGGAACTGTTCAAGGTCGAGGCGTTCGACGACGAGGACGTGGAGACGGTCGGCGGACTGCTCGCCAAGGCGCTGGGCCGGGTTCCGATCGCG
This Streptomyces sp. NBC_00539 DNA region includes the following protein-coding sequences:
- a CDS encoding PhoH family protein codes for the protein MTQTPTARTPAPGQARAHFTVPATHPMVTVLGSGDALLRVIENAFPKADIHVRGNQVSAIGDAVEVALIQRLFDEMMLVLRTGQSMTEDAVERSIAMLKANGKGNGGDSGHDETPAEVLTQNILSSRGRTIRPKTLNQKRYVDAIDKNTIVFGIGPAGTGKTYLAMAKAVQALQSKQVSRIILTRPAVEAGERLGFLPGTLFDKIDPYLRPLYDALHDMLDPDSIPRLMAAGTIEVAPLAYMRGRTLNDAFVVLDEAQNTTAEQMKMFLTRLGFDSKIVVTGDITQIDLPGGAKSGLRQVQEILDGVPDIHFSRLTSEDVVRHKLVGRIVDAYEKYDDSQDSPQSRNGYQRK
- the ybeY gene encoding rRNA maturation RNase YbeY — translated: MSIDVNNESGIEVDEQAVLDIARYALTRMRIHPLSELSVIVVDEEAMEQLHIQWMDLPGPTDVMSFPMDELRPPAKDDEEPPQGLLGDIVLCPEVAKRQGEEAPTQHSMDEELQLLTVHGVLHLLGYDHEEPDEKAEMFGLQAAIVDGWRGERGLTGPSPAPTVS
- a CDS encoding hemolysin family protein; translated protein: MTGAPQLISGAVLLVVVAWFAACAESGIARVSSFRAAQAVREGRRGSAKLAQVTGDPTRYVNVALLVRVTCEMAAGVLVTYVCLNEFGENWTALLVAIAVMVLVSYVAVGVSPRTIGRQHPLNTATAAAYVLVPLARIMGPVPQLLILLGNALTPGKGFRKGPFASEAELRAMVDLAEAESLIEDDERRMVHQVFELGDTLVREVMVPRTDLVCIERYKTVRQATTLALRSGFSRIPVTGENEDDIVGIVYLKDLVRKTHISREAESDLVSTAIRPAVFVPDTKNAGDLLREMQSVRNHVAVVIDEYGGTAGIVTIEDILEEIVGEITDEYDRELPPVEELGDDRYRVTARLDITDLGELFKVEAFDDEDVETVGGLLAKALGRVPIAGASAVVELPDGRPLRLTAESPAGRRNKIVTVLVEPVVEEPDEDAEVSP